One Bos taurus isolate L1 Dominette 01449 registration number 42190680 breed Hereford chromosome 16, ARS-UCD2.0, whole genome shotgun sequence DNA window includes the following coding sequences:
- the TRAF5 gene encoding TNF receptor-associated factor 5 isoform X1: MAYFEEQGGVPCGFTRQNSGNSISLDFEPDAEYQFVERLEERYKCAFCHSVLHNPHQTGCGHRFCHQCILALRELDTVPLCPVDKEVIKSQEDHLQHCLFQPVQCSNENCREPVLRKDLKEHLSAYCQFREEKCLYCKKDVVVINLQNHEENLCPDYPVSCPNKCLQTIPRTEVDEHLAVCPEAEQDCAFKNYGCAVKDKRGNLQEHERSALRDHMLLVLEKNFQLEEQISDLYKSLEQKESKIQQLAEMVKKFEKEFKQFAQLFGKNGSFLSNMQVLASHIDKSAWLEVQVRQLLQMANQQQSKFDLKPLVEAIDTVKQKITLLETNDQRLVVLEGETNKHDAHINIHKAQLNKNEERFKLLESACYNGKLIWKVTDYKLKKKEALDGHTVSIFSQPFYTSRCGYRLCARAYLNGDGSGKGTHLSLYFVVMRGEFDSLLQWPFRQRVTLMLLDQSGKKNHIMETFKADPNSSSFKRPDGEMNIASGCPRFVAHSTLENAKNTYIKDDTLFLKVAVDLTDLEDL; this comes from the exons ATGGCCTATTTTGAGGAGCAAGGAGGAGTGCCCTGTGGTTTCACCCGCCAGAATTCTGGCAACTCCATCTCCTTGGACTTCGAGCCCGACGCGGAGTACCAGTTTGTGGAGCGGTTGGAAGAGCGCTACAAGTGTGCCTTCTGCCACTCAGTGCTTCACAACCCCCACCAGACGGGCTGTGGGCACCGCTTCTGCCACCAGTGCATCCTGGCCCTGAG AGAATTGGACACAGTCCCACTCTGCCCTGTAGATAAGGAGGTGATCAAATCTCAGGAG GACCACCTTCAGCACTGCCTGTTCCAGCCTGTGCAGTGTTCTAATGAAAACTGTCGGGAGCCAGTCCTTCGCAAAGATCTGAAAGAGCATCTGAGCGCATACTGCCAGTTTCGAGAGGAAAAATGCCTTTATTGCAAAAAGGATGTGGTAGTCATCAATctacag AATCACGAGGAAAACCTGTGTCCTGACTACCCAGTATCTTGTCCCAACAAGTGTTTGCAGACCATTCCAAGAACTGAG GTGGATGAACACCTGGCCGTGTGTCCTGAAGCTGAACAAGACTGTGCTTTTAAGAACTATGGCTGTGCTGTAAAG GATAAACGGGGGAACCTGCAGGAACATGAGCGTTCGGCCTTACGGGACCACATGcttctggttttagaaaagaactTCCAATTAGAGGAGCAG ATTTCTGACTTATATAAGAGCCtagaacaaaaagaaagcaaaatccaGCAGCTAGCAGAAATGGTAAAGAAATTCGAAAAGGAGTTCAAGCAATTTGCACAGTTGTTTGGCAAAAATGGAAGCTTCCTCTCAAATATGCAG GTTCTTGCCAGTCACATTGACAAGTCTGCTTGGCTAGAAGTTCAGGTGCGTCAGTTACTACAAATGGCTAACCAGCAACAGAGTAAATTTGATCTGAAGCCTTTGGTGGAAGCAATTGATACAGTGAAACAGAAAATCACCCTGCTGGAAACCAATGACCAAAGACTAG ttgTTTTGGAAGGGGAGACTAACAAACATGATGCCCACATTAATATTCATAAAGCACAGCTGAATAAAAACGAAGAGCGATTTAAACTGCTAGAAAGCGCCTGCTATAACGGAAAGCTCATCTGGAAGGTGACAGACTACAAGCTGAAGAAGAAGGAGGCGCTGGACGGACACACAGTATCCATCTTCAGCCAGCCCTTCTACACCAGCCGGTGTGGCTACCGCCTCTGCGCTAGAGCCTACCTGAACGGGGACGGGTCTGGGAAGGGGACGCACCTGTCTCTGTACTTTGTGGTGATGCGAGGGGAGTTTGACTCACTGTTGCAGTGGCCGTTCAGGCAGAGGGTGACCCTTATGCTTCTGGACCAGAGTGGCAAAAAGAACCACATTATGGAGACCTTCAAGGCGGACCCCAACAGCAGCAGCTTTAAGAGACCCGACGGGGAGATGAACATCGCCTCCGGCTGTCCTCGCTTTGTGGCTCATTCCACTCTGGAGAATGCCAAGAACACCTACATTAAGGATGATACCCTCTTCTTGAAAGTGGCTGTGGACTTAACTGACCTGGAGGATCTCTAA
- the TRAF5 gene encoding TNF receptor-associated factor 5 codes for MAYFEEQGGVPCGFTRQNSGNSISLDFEPDAEYQFVERLEERYKCAFCHSVLHNPHQTGCGHRFCHQCILALRELDTVPLCPVDKEVIKSQEVFKDNCCKREVLNLYVFCKNAPRCNAKIILGRYQDHLQHCLFQPVQCSNENCREPVLRKDLKEHLSAYCQFREEKCLYCKKDVVVINLQNHEENLCPDYPVSCPNKCLQTIPRTEVDEHLAVCPEAEQDCAFKNYGCAVKDKRGNLQEHERSALRDHMLLVLEKNFQLEEQISDLYKSLEQKESKIQQLAEMVKKFEKEFKQFAQLFGKNGSFLSNMQVLASHIDKSAWLEVQVRQLLQMANQQQSKFDLKPLVEAIDTVKQKITLLETNDQRLVVLEGETNKHDAHINIHKAQLNKNEERFKLLESACYNGKLIWKVTDYKLKKKEALDGHTVSIFSQPFYTSRCGYRLCARAYLNGDGSGKGTHLSLYFVVMRGEFDSLLQWPFRQRVTLMLLDQSGKKNHIMETFKADPNSSSFKRPDGEMNIASGCPRFVAHSTLENAKNTYIKDDTLFLKVAVDLTDLEDL; via the exons ATGGCCTATTTTGAGGAGCAAGGAGGAGTGCCCTGTGGTTTCACCCGCCAGAATTCTGGCAACTCCATCTCCTTGGACTTCGAGCCCGACGCGGAGTACCAGTTTGTGGAGCGGTTGGAAGAGCGCTACAAGTGTGCCTTCTGCCACTCAGTGCTTCACAACCCCCACCAGACGGGCTGTGGGCACCGCTTCTGCCACCAGTGCATCCTGGCCCTGAG AGAATTGGACACAGTCCCACTCTGCCCTGTAGATAAGGAGGTGATCAAATCTCAGGAG GTGTTTAAAGATAATTGCTGCAAAAGGGAAGTCCTCAATTTGTATGTGTTTTGCAAAAATGCTCCCAGATGTAATGCCAAGATTATTCTGGGACGATACCAG GACCACCTTCAGCACTGCCTGTTCCAGCCTGTGCAGTGTTCTAATGAAAACTGTCGGGAGCCAGTCCTTCGCAAAGATCTGAAAGAGCATCTGAGCGCATACTGCCAGTTTCGAGAGGAAAAATGCCTTTATTGCAAAAAGGATGTGGTAGTCATCAATctacag AATCACGAGGAAAACCTGTGTCCTGACTACCCAGTATCTTGTCCCAACAAGTGTTTGCAGACCATTCCAAGAACTGAG GTGGATGAACACCTGGCCGTGTGTCCTGAAGCTGAACAAGACTGTGCTTTTAAGAACTATGGCTGTGCTGTAAAG GATAAACGGGGGAACCTGCAGGAACATGAGCGTTCGGCCTTACGGGACCACATGcttctggttttagaaaagaactTCCAATTAGAGGAGCAG ATTTCTGACTTATATAAGAGCCtagaacaaaaagaaagcaaaatccaGCAGCTAGCAGAAATGGTAAAGAAATTCGAAAAGGAGTTCAAGCAATTTGCACAGTTGTTTGGCAAAAATGGAAGCTTCCTCTCAAATATGCAG GTTCTTGCCAGTCACATTGACAAGTCTGCTTGGCTAGAAGTTCAGGTGCGTCAGTTACTACAAATGGCTAACCAGCAACAGAGTAAATTTGATCTGAAGCCTTTGGTGGAAGCAATTGATACAGTGAAACAGAAAATCACCCTGCTGGAAACCAATGACCAAAGACTAG ttgTTTTGGAAGGGGAGACTAACAAACATGATGCCCACATTAATATTCATAAAGCACAGCTGAATAAAAACGAAGAGCGATTTAAACTGCTAGAAAGCGCCTGCTATAACGGAAAGCTCATCTGGAAGGTGACAGACTACAAGCTGAAGAAGAAGGAGGCGCTGGACGGACACACAGTATCCATCTTCAGCCAGCCCTTCTACACCAGCCGGTGTGGCTACCGCCTCTGCGCTAGAGCCTACCTGAACGGGGACGGGTCTGGGAAGGGGACGCACCTGTCTCTGTACTTTGTGGTGATGCGAGGGGAGTTTGACTCACTGTTGCAGTGGCCGTTCAGGCAGAGGGTGACCCTTATGCTTCTGGACCAGAGTGGCAAAAAGAACCACATTATGGAGACCTTCAAGGCGGACCCCAACAGCAGCAGCTTTAAGAGACCCGACGGGGAGATGAACATCGCCTCCGGCTGTCCTCGCTTTGTGGCTCATTCCACTCTGGAGAATGCCAAGAACACCTACATTAAGGATGATACCCTCTTCTTGAAAGTGGCTGTGGACTTAACTGACCTGGAGGATCTCTAA